A window of bacterium genomic DNA:
TGATCGACGTGGCCGGAGGCACCTACGAGTCGATGTCGATGATCTTCCAGGGACCGGAGTCGCCCAAGGGCGGCTTCGTCGAGGAGGCCGCGGCCATACGCCGGGCGGTGGGCGACCGGGTCCCCGTGAGCGTGGCGCAGTGCATGAACGACCCGGTGTTCGCCGACCGGGTGATGGGGCGGGAGGGCTTCGAGTACGTCACGCTGGCTCGCGCCTTCCACGCCGACCCCGACTACGTGCGCAGGCTGTCTGAAGGACGACCCGACCGGATACTGCCCTGCATAGGGTGCAACACCTGCGTCAACCTGACGGTGGCCCGTATCCCGACCGGCTGCGCCGCCAACCCGGCCAGCGCCTTCGAACTCTCCCGGGACAGCTACCGACCATCACCGGAGCCGGTGCGCGTCATGGTCGCCGGCGGCGGGGTGGCGGGCATGCACGCCGCCCGGTTCCTCGGCCTCCGCGGCCACGAGGTCCTGCTTTGCGAGGCGACCGAGCGGCTGGGTGGCCAGCTGCACTACCTGCGCCGCGCCCTGCCCGAGTACGGGACCCTGGTCGACTGGCTGGCCCGCGAGCTCGACGAGCTCGGGGTGAGAGTCGAGACCGGGTGCCGGGTCGGGGTCACCGAGATCTCCGAGGCCGACCCCGATGCGGTGGTGGTGGCGACCGGAGCGCGGGGAGGCTACCTGTGGGCCGGCACACAGACCCCCACCGTCCCGATCTTCGATGTCTTCTCCGCGCTGGAACGGCCGGCCGGCGAGTGGGAGTCGGACGTGGCGATGATCGGCGGTGACTTCGTAGCCTGCCGGGTGGCGCAACACCTCCGCCGCTCCGGCGTACGGATCCACATCGTCGAAGCCGGCGCGTCCCTTGCCGCGGACGGCGCCTTCACCGGTTTGCTAGCCGAGTTGGAACTGGAGGCGGACGCGGGGGTCACCATCCACCGGGAAGCCACCGCGGAGTCGATCACCGGCGACGGCGTGGTGATACAGAGCCGGGGGAAGCAGGACCGGCTGGACGTGGGATCGGTGGTGATCGGCGGCCGGCGCCCCAACTCGGAGCTCTCGGACGAACTCGGGCGGTCCGGGCTGGCGGCCGCCATCTACACCATCGGGGATGCCGTCCGGCCCCGAGACCTCTACACCGCCGGCCAGGAAGCCGCCGACGTAGCCGAACGCATCGATCTGGCCGGACGAGCCGGAGCCCTGCGCTCCACTGCCGCGAGTCCCACCACCCCCGGCTGAGCCCACGCCCGCTCGATATCCGCACCGGCGCGGCTAGTCAGATCAGTCGAGGAGCAGCTTCAGAGTGGCCCGCCCCCGATCAGCCTGAGACGTGGGCAACTGCGACCAAGCCCGATGTCGGGGGTCGAGCATCTCGGATCGGGCCAGGAGCCGCTGCCTGTCCTTTGATGTGAGTTGGTCCCGCATTGCGGTGGGTTGTCGGACCAGTCCCAAGAGGAACGCAAGGTCGCTGCGTTGGTCGTGGGGAAGGTCGTCGACGGCAACAGCAGCCGCTTTGACTACCAGAGCGCCGAGCAGTGAAGGCCGTGGCAGCAGACCCTGGGCTGACCCAGCGGTAATTGGCAACAACTCCGTTCGGTTGAGTGCCTGCGTTCCTCCAGGCACCTGTACGGTGCGACCTGGTGGAGTAGTGGTTACGTCGGTTCTGGGCCCCAGCCCTTCGGGGCCAGCACATCGATGCTCACCCGATCGCGGCGGTAGCGGTGGGCGACTCCTTGCGAAGACGCTCCGGTCAGGACGAATCCGCGACCCTCGATGGCTCGGACGAACCCGCTGACTCCGCCGGTAGCGACACGGGCATTGACCAACACGTCGAGATCTGTAGACAGCCGCGGCGGGTGGATACCGGCTTCGATAGCGTGTACCAGCACCATCTGCCCACCGATCAGCGTCCACTCCCGAGGTCGCAGTTCGGCGAGTTCCAACAGGGTCTCCCAAAAAGTTAGCTCATGGTCACTCAGAGTTGGAAGTTCGACCGGCGTCCGGACGAGAACCGGCCATTGGCTCACAGGAGCGCCAGGAGTCGGTTAGCAGCCCGTCGGGAGCGGCCATCGCCGGCTTCGAGCAGGTCGACAGCCACGACCGGGGCTGGCGCTACCTGTTCGTCCGAGCCAAATGGCCAGAACTCGTCCTCAACCACCCGCAACACGGCATTGGGTCGCTCAGAGTGTTGGTCCAAGGCCAACCGATCGACAAGGTCGGGCAGTACCGACGCGCGAACGTAACCTTCGAACTCGTCGATCACGACCAGATCCAGTTGAAAGTGGTTCGCCGCGCTCACGCCAGACCGAACCACGCCCGCTGCGGCCGCGAGCACGCCGATGACCGAGGGATGCGCGTAGTAACGACGTGCCTCGGCCCGCGCCGCCAACCGCCCCAAGAAGTGCTCGAGACCGGTTTCGAGGCGGCGACGGGCTCGGGAGCGCTGTGAAGCGGAGAAGGCAGCATCCCGCCCCGATGCGACAGCCAGCAGAGCCCAAGCC
This region includes:
- a CDS encoding FAD-dependent oxidoreductase, whose translation is IDVAGGTYESMSMIFQGPESPKGGFVEEAAAIRRAVGDRVPVSVAQCMNDPVFADRVMGREGFEYVTLARAFHADPDYVRRLSEGRPDRILPCIGCNTCVNLTVARIPTGCAANPASAFELSRDSYRPSPEPVRVMVAGGGVAGMHAARFLGLRGHEVLLCEATERLGGQLHYLRRALPEYGTLVDWLARELDELGVRVETGCRVGVTEISEADPDAVVVATGARGGYLWAGTQTPTVPIFDVFSALERPAGEWESDVAMIGGDFVACRVAQHLRRSGVRIHIVEAGASLAADGAFTGLLAELELEADAGVTIHREATAESITGDGVVIQSRGKQDRLDVGSVVIGGRRPNSELSDELGRSGLAAAIYTIGDAVRPRDLYTAGQEAADVAERIDLAGRAGALRSTAASPTTPG
- a CDS encoding helix-turn-helix domain-containing protein, which produces MRLLGVGDAATELGVSRRRVRQMLSRGTLAGQRVGRTWVVDRADLELFSHQRRPAGRPWQPTSAWALLAVASGRDAAFSASQRSRARRRLETGLEHFLGRLAARAEARRYYAHPSVIGVLAAAAGVVRSGVSAANHFQLDLVVIDEFEGYVRASVLPDLVDRLALDQHSERPNAVLRVVEDEFWPFGSDEQVAPAPVVAVDLLEAGDGRSRRAANRLLALL